In Nitrospirota bacterium, the genomic stretch CGCATGAAGCCGGGAATAAAGGAGGCCTTGTGCCAGTTATGATGCCTGATCTCATGGATACGGACACGCTTGTCGATCCATCCGCGCGTGGGAGAATCGGGACAGCGGCCCGTGATAATGGTGACCTCGTGCCCCTTCCGTGCCAGGGAATTCGACACATTAATGATAAAACGTTCGATCCCCCGCGGCGTGCGCAGGGTGAACATATGAGCGAATGCTATTTTCATAAAAACGCTTTATGATCAAAACCAGTTTCCCGATTAAACCCTCGGGAAAGACAATATTTCCAGTTTAAGTATGATGTCATCCCCGAATGCTTCTATCAGGGATATGGTTTTACGTCTTCTCCATCCTTACTGGTTTTCCTCTTCCGGAGGGAAGCGCCGGAGCTTGTTCTGGATCTCGTAGAGTTTTATATACTTCATAAACACCGCGTGAGCTTCCATGACCGAGATCGTAAATCCCGCGATCCCGTCGGCAATGCCCAACCGGACAACATAGCGATACAGAAAGGCATAGAACGGCCTCAGCGTAATATCAATGATGCTCGCCCTCCTCCCGTTCTTGTAGTGGTCCCGTGCCGTCAGGGACGAGTAGTTGTTCTTTGTTGCCGAGAAATGCGCGATATCCTGATAAATATGGTGCAGAATATCGTTTTTCAGCTTCTTCTTTCTCCCTTTTACCTTCACTTCATCATGAGGCGCGTATCCACCCCATTTGCACAGGTCCTTTCGGAAGAGACGGATCTTGTAATCAGGGTACCAGGCCGAATGGTCGATCCACTGCTGCATAAATAAATGACGCCGGGGCATTTCATAGGCATCATAGGGGATGTTCTCAAGCTCCAATGCGAGGATCTCATCCCGCAGCGCCGGGGAAACGCGTTCGTCAGCGTCCATGTGCAATACCCAGCTATTCGAGGTCCGGTCCGTTGCAAACTGGCTCTGGCCGACATGACCCAGCCATTTCTGGATAATGACCTTGTCCGTGAATTCCCTGGCAATGGCCACGGTACCATCCGTGCTGTTCGAGTCCACGACCACGATCTCATCCGCCCAGGAAACGCTCTCGAGGCATTCACGGAGGTTCTTCCCCTCGTTGAACGTTCTGATGGTCACGGATATTTTATTTTTTTCTTTTTCCATATAGTATCTCGCTGTTCTAACGACATAAGGTCAACATTTAACCACAGAGAACTCAGAGGAAAGCTTGAATATGAGCACGTTATCAACCATGGAACTCAGAGAGATGATTTCATTTAAATTTCTTTTTCTCAGTGTCCTCTGTGGTTTGCCTTTTTAATGATAGCGGATTTTCGGCATGATTGCACCCAGTTTTTTTTCTACTGCTTCGAGAGCCTCCTCGACTCTGATCTTCTTCATGCATTCATTATCAGGACACTTGTGGGGTTTGCAGGGATAACAGGAGAGTCGCCGGGTGATGACAGTATGACCGTCACCCCAGGGCCCCCACTTCCGTTCATCGGTTGGACCAAAGAGAGCAACTACGGGAACTCTGACAGCGGCGGCCATATGCATGGGACCCGAGTCCACGCCGAAAAAAAGGTGAGCAGCGCGATACACGGAAAGATTGGCATGCAGGCCTATCTTCCCGCAGAGATTCATACCCTTGAAAGGGCCAAGGCGTTCGATCTCCTGGTACAAGGCGGCATCCGCCGGTGCTCCGGTATAGATAAAGTGCGCGTTGTATCGCTCTTGCATGACCTTCATCACCGCTGCAAAGCGGTCCAGAGGCCACTGCTTGGCAGGCAGGCTCGCTGCCGCATGGATGACGATCTTGAGGTCGTCCTTTTTCCAGCCGGCATCGGAAAAGAGTTCACGGGCCTTTGCGTCGTTTTCCGCGGATGGCCAGAGTTCAAGGGCATCTGAATGCACCGGGATATCGAGTACCCTGAGGCAATCGAGGAAATTCTGCACCTCATGCCGGTCCTGCCTGTAGGGCACCGGATCGGTAAGCAGGAGCGTTCTCCCTTCGGTTGCAAAACCGATGCGCCGTGGAATTCCGGCCGCCCGGATCAGCAAGGCGCTCGAGAGCGACCGTTTGAGCACAAATGCCGCGTCGTATCCTTCCTGTCTCATAAATTTCCAGTAATGGACATAACCGGCAAGCTTACCCCGCTGCGAAGAACCGCTGTACTTGTGGATCGTTTTAAATTCGAAGGGAATGGTCCGATCCACGTAGGGACAGCCCTCAAGTACCTGGCCCGAGAACGGTTCGAGCATGAGGTCGATATGCGCGTCCGGATAGGCCTGACGCAGGTTCCTGAGGAACGGCACGGTCAGGACCGTATCGCCGATAAAGCGGTACCGCATGATGAGTATTTTTTTGGCATTCAGTTTCATGGATAATTCCCCCTCACCCTGACCCTCTCCCCGCGGGGAGAGGACCGAGGTGAGGGGCATTTTCATGATCCGTCATTAAATATCTTTGGAAGTCCGTTGAATGATCCACTCCACCGCCTCAAGAATGGTCCGCGCGATAAAGTCAGGGTCGCTGATGTGCGCGGGCCGGATGTTCCCCGGATCGTCAGGTGCGAATCCGGACTGCACCAGGATCGGGTGCGCACCCGCGCGCTGTCCCAGTTCCACATCACTCCACTTGTCCCCGACCACGTAGGATTCTTTTACGTCGATGCCAAGGTCCCTGGCCGCGCGGTCGATCAGACCGGTGCCGGGTTTTCTGCAGTCGCATACGACGGTATAGCTCGAATTACCCGCTGTCGGATGGTGGGGACAGTAATACACCGCATCGATTCGCGCCCCTTCCCTGCGAAGCATCCGGTACAGGCGCTCATGGGCTTCCTGGACCAGCGCCTCGGTGAAAAATCCACGAGCCACCCCGGACTGGTTCGTCACCAGCACGACTTTCAGTCCGGCCTCATTAAGCCTCTTGATCGCCGCGCCCGCGCCGGCAATCAGCCGGAGATCGGCAAGGTCGCGCAAATACCCCACCTCTTCATTCACCGTACCATCCCGGTCGAGAAATACCGCCCTATGCATTTCGCAATCCCTCGAGGAGAAACGCCTGCCATTCATCAGATTCCACTACGGTCAGTTCGATCCTGAGCGCCCAGATACCGTCAGCGTGCAGTTTTTTTAACCGTATTGCGTCCTTTTCCGTGGTGACGATCATGCTGATATTTTCATCCGCCGCTTTCTGAAAAACCGTTGCCAGGTCGGATTTTTGATAGTCGAAGTGGTCACGATAGGTACATACTGCCACGATGTCCGCACCGAGCGATCTGAGCATCGAGGTGAAAGAATCCGGACGCGCAATACCGGAAAGAGCGAGAACCTTCGAACCGCGCAAAACCGAAAGCGGTTTGATATCAGAGCTCCGGTAATCGATCAAATCCACCGGAACCTGGCGTGAGGTAAAAATCCGGGCCCGGGTGTGCCGACGAATGGTCTCTTTCAACTTTTCCACATCCATGGAATTGTCAATTTTCGTGATCAGAACAGCTTGCGCCCGCTTGAGCGCATTGATCGGCTCGCGCAAGATGCCGGCGGGAAACAGTTTTCCGTTCCCGAAGGGATTTCCAGCGTCCAAAAGCACAATGTCAATGTCCCTTTTTAACTGGAAATGCTGGAACCCGTCATCGAGGACCACGACGTCCGGGCTGAATCGCTGTAAGGCAAGCAGCGCCGCCTGATAGCGCTTGCTTCCGACCACAACAGGTATGCCGGGCAGCTTTGATCCGATCATCACGGGTTCATCGCCGCCGATCCGGGAATCCACAAGGATTGATCGGCCGTCGGATACTATGATGATCTCCGCTTCGTCTTTTCTTCCATATCCCCTGCTGACAACAACCGGCCGCCTGTCGTTCCTCGTCAATAATTGCGCGACCTGAATGACCGTTGGAGTTTTGCCTGTACCGCCGAGCGTGATATTGCCGATTGAGATGATTGGGCAGGATATTTTATTGCTTTTGAATATATGAAGTTTGAAGAATATCCGGCGCAGATAAACGAGCGCCCCGTAGAGCACGGCAAGCGCGGACAAGACGACACCCCAAAAGGGTGAAGTCCTCTTCCCCAGCATAAGATCTTCAAAGTATGACTTACTGAGCAACGATCAACCTTCCGATAGCATCAATGGTTTTCCGTGCAGCGCCGGAATTCATCTCGATCACGCTGAATGCCCGCTCGCCCATGCTCCTGGCAAGCTCCTTGTCAGACAGAAGGTTGTCGATCTGAATATAAAGCTCTGTCTTATCTTTTACCATGACCCCCCCGCCTGCCGACAGCAAGGCCTCTGATATTTCTTTAAAATTGAACATATATCGGCTGAAGATAACAGGCTTTTTCATTGCTGCCGGCTCAAGGAGATTATGGCCGCCTACCTTGACAAGGCTTCCGCCGATGAATGCGATATCGCAGAGGGAATAGAAGGATCGGAGTTCACCGATCGTATCAAGGAGCAGAACGTCCTTTACCGGGCCTTTCAGCAACGTCCTCCGCTGGCAATCGTACCCGGCCCTGTTGATGAGACCTTCCACTTCATTGAATCGTTCGGGATGGCGCGGGGCGATGATAAGCAGAAGATCGGGATATTTCTCTCTCAGCCGCTTGAAGACTTCCAGGAGCGCCGCCTCTTCTCCCCGGTGGGTGCTCCCCGCGGTGATGACCTTTTTTCCTAATGCAAGTGAGACCGGCGCGGACGTGATCTTCGGCAACTTCTGGTCGAACTTGAGGTTTCCCGTTACCATTACCTTCTCCGGATCAGCGCCGATGTCCTTGATCCTGTCGGCATCGGCCTCGGACTGCATGCAAAACAGGGTCACATTGTCAAAGACCTGGCTGAAAAATGATCTGAACTTCCGGTAGTTTCTGTGCGAATTGGGCGAGATCCTTCCATTGATCACTGCTGAGGGTATCCCGGCCCGCTTCAGTTCTCGAAAGAAATTGGGCCATAACTCGGTTTCAGCCACCAGCACGATCTGGGGATTGATGCCCTGTATCACCCTGCGAACAACGCACGGGAAATCGAAGGGAAAGTAGAAGACCGCATCCGCTTCCGGCACTCTCCGCCGCGCCGTGTAATTGCCGGTGACCGTTACCGTCGAGAGGATCAGCTTCCGGTGCGGGTACTTCTTTTTGAGCTCACGAATGAGCGGATGCGCGGCCATGACTTCACCAACCGAAACTGCATGGACCCAGATGGGACGGCTCCCCTGGATCGCCGTCATCACACCTTTTCGCAGACGGCCGAGCTTCTGCGTCATGCCCCCGCGGTACTTGGGCACGGTGATCAGCTTGAACAGGATCACCGGAAGCGACAGCACCGTCGCTATGATCAGGAGCAGGTTGTAGAGAATGTACATAATACTACCTCGGAGTGATGGAGCAGTTGTCCAAACAGCGTTCACCCTTCGACAAGCTCAGGGCGAACGGCATGATGGTTGATATGATGAACTTTTACCCGTTCGTGCTGAGCCTGTCGAAGCACAAAATCGGATTAAGCAATGACCCGGAAATCGGCGACAGAGCCGTTATTATCATGTGGTTATACCGCTTATACGGTTTAAGCCCCATCTGTTGCCGTCGGACGCCAAACGAAACGGGCATAGTAACCGTTATCCGGCTTTGAAATATCCGTCCGCCTGCGCCATCAACCTGTTCAGAGCAGCCTCTAATTCCTTCCGTTTT encodes the following:
- a CDS encoding glycosyltransferase family 2 protein, with the translated sequence MEKEKNKISVTIRTFNEGKNLRECLESVSWADEIVVVDSNSTDGTVAIAREFTDKVIIQKWLGHVGQSQFATDRTSNSWVLHMDADERVSPALRDEILALELENIPYDAYEMPRRHLFMQQWIDHSAWYPDYKIRLFRKDLCKWGGYAPHDEVKVKGRKKKLKNDILHHIYQDIAHFSATKNNYSSLTARDHYKNGRRASIIDITLRPFYAFLYRYVVRLGIADGIAGFTISVMEAHAVFMKYIKLYEIQNKLRRFPPEEENQ
- the waaF gene encoding lipopolysaccharide heptosyltransferase II, translating into MKLNAKKILIMRYRFIGDTVLTVPFLRNLRQAYPDAHIDLMLEPFSGQVLEGCPYVDRTIPFEFKTIHKYSGSSQRGKLAGYVHYWKFMRQEGYDAAFVLKRSLSSALLIRAAGIPRRIGFATEGRTLLLTDPVPYRQDRHEVQNFLDCLRVLDIPVHSDALELWPSAENDAKARELFSDAGWKKDDLKIVIHAAASLPAKQWPLDRFAAVMKVMQERYNAHFIYTGAPADAALYQEIERLGPFKGMNLCGKIGLHANLSVYRAAHLFFGVDSGPMHMAAAVRVPVVALFGPTDERKWGPWGDGHTVITRRLSCYPCKPHKCPDNECMKKIRVEEALEAVEKKLGAIMPKIRYH
- a CDS encoding HAD family hydrolase produces the protein MHRAVFLDRDGTVNEEVGYLRDLADLRLIAGAGAAIKRLNEAGLKVVLVTNQSGVARGFFTEALVQEAHERLYRMLRREGARIDAVYYCPHHPTAGNSSYTVVCDCRKPGTGLIDRAARDLGIDVKESYVVGDKWSDVELGQRAGAHPILVQSGFAPDDPGNIRPAHISDPDFIARTILEAVEWIIQRTSKDI
- the lpxK gene encoding tetraacyldisaccharide 4'-kinase; protein product: MLSKSYFEDLMLGKRTSPFWGVVLSALAVLYGALVYLRRIFFKLHIFKSNKISCPIISIGNITLGGTGKTPTVIQVAQLLTRNDRRPVVVSRGYGRKDEAEIIIVSDGRSILVDSRIGGDEPVMIGSKLPGIPVVVGSKRYQAALLALQRFSPDVVVLDDGFQHFQLKRDIDIVLLDAGNPFGNGKLFPAGILREPINALKRAQAVLITKIDNSMDVEKLKETIRRHTRARIFTSRQVPVDLIDYRSSDIKPLSVLRGSKVLALSGIARPDSFTSMLRSLGADIVAVCTYRDHFDYQKSDLATVFQKAADENISMIVTTEKDAIRLKKLHADGIWALRIELTVVESDEWQAFLLEGLRNA
- a CDS encoding 3-deoxy-D-manno-octulosonic acid transferase — encoded protein: MYILYNLLLIIATVLSLPVILFKLITVPKYRGGMTQKLGRLRKGVMTAIQGSRPIWVHAVSVGEVMAAHPLIRELKKKYPHRKLILSTVTVTGNYTARRRVPEADAVFYFPFDFPCVVRRVIQGINPQIVLVAETELWPNFFRELKRAGIPSAVINGRISPNSHRNYRKFRSFFSQVFDNVTLFCMQSEADADRIKDIGADPEKVMVTGNLKFDQKLPKITSAPVSLALGKKVITAGSTHRGEEAALLEVFKRLREKYPDLLLIIAPRHPERFNEVEGLINRAGYDCQRRTLLKGPVKDVLLLDTIGELRSFYSLCDIAFIGGSLVKVGGHNLLEPAAMKKPVIFSRYMFNFKEISEALLSAGGGVMVKDKTELYIQIDNLLSDKELARSMGERAFSVIEMNSGAARKTIDAIGRLIVAQ